The Rhipicephalus microplus isolate Deutch F79 unplaced genomic scaffold, USDA_Rmic scaffold_84, whole genome shotgun sequence genome includes the window tgcgagtacgaaactgcgataggtaaaatgttgtgaaagcacacaaaatggcatgaacaagccaaatactgcgtgttgtaccgttacaagtgcgaaagtgctatgttgtgacattctcggtaaagcgcatgcaagtatcgtgaaaccttaaagaacgatgtcatttagcgagatacagcgttctgtactgtaataagttggtgagaaactgtgaggtcaagcaaatatcgtaattgtgaacgaaacagtgtaattgagcgtctttagatacaagtgcgaatgttaggttaggttgacatatcaaccgtcgtaaaaccgcattaaacaatgtcacttagtgagatgtagtgtttttcaacattacaagtcgtgaactacgatatctgatgtgaaagcgcatgaaaccgtcgtaatcttgtagaaaacattgtaaagtggcgagtaaaacgttttctaacgatagaagtgcgaagtttaggttaggttaggttagtttaagctaggtagcgtcgtgaaactaccaaaaacgacgtcatctaacgagatggtgttgttttatagcgagtattaaactgcgataagtgaaatgttgtgaaagcacacaaaacggcatgaacaagccaaatactgcgtgttctaccgttacaagtgcgaaactgctatattgtgatattctcgttaaagcgcatgcaagcatcgtgaaaccttaaagaacaatgtcatttagcgagatacagcgttctgtactgcaataagttggtgaaaaactgtgaggttatgcaagtatcgtaattgtgaacaaaacagtgtaatagagcgtttttagatacaagtgcgaatgttaggttaggttaagatatgaaccgtcgtaaaaccgcattaaacaatgtcaattactgagatgtagtgtttttcaccattaaaagtggggaactgcgataattaatgtgaaagcgcttgcaaccgtcgttaggttaggttaggttaggttaggtttggttaggttaggttaggttaggctaggttagattaggttaggttgggttgagttgggttaggttaggttaggttaggttaggttgggttaggttaggttaggttaggttaggttacgttaggttaggttaggttacgttaggttaggttaggttaggttaggtaaggataatttggttaggttaggtaaggttaggttaggttaggttaggttgggttgggtgttgttgggttgggttgggttgggttaggttaggttgggttaggttaggttaggttacgttaggttaggttaggttaggttacgttaggttatgttaggttaggttaggtttcgttaggttaggttaggtcaggtaaggttaggttacgttagaatgggttaggttaggttacgttaggttaggttaagttaggttaggttaggtttggttaggttaggttaggttagcttaggttaggttaggttgggttgggttgggttgggtttggttaggttaggttaggttaggttaggttgggttaggttaggttagtttaggttaggttaggttaggttaggttgggttgggttgggttaggttaggttaggttaggtaaggttaggttaggttaggttaggttaggttaggttaaggtatgaaccgtcgcaaaaccgcattaaacaatgtcacttagtgagatgcagtgtttttcacctttacaagttgggaactgtgatatctaatgtcaaagcgcttgaaaccgtcgtaatgttgtagaaagcaatgtaaagtagcgagtaaaacgttttctaacgatagaagtgcgaaggtcataaTAGGTtgatatgttagtttaagctaggtagcgtcgtgaaactaccaaaaacaacgtcatctaacgagatagtgttgttttattgcgagtacgaaactgcgataggtgaaatgtgaaagcacacaaaacggcatgaacaagccaaatactgcgtgttgtaccgttacaagtgcgaaactcctatgttgtgatattctcgttaaagcgcatgcaagcatcgtgaaaccttaaagaacgatgtcatttagcgagatacagcgttctgtactgcaataagttggtgaaaaactgtgaggttatgcaaatatcctaattgtgaacgaaacagtgtaatagagcgtttttattacaagtgcgaatgttaggttaggttaagatatgaaccgtcgtaaaaccgcattaaacaatgtcacttagtgagatgcagtgtttttcaccattacaagtcgggaactgcgatatctaatgtgaaagcgcttgcaaacgtcgttaggttgggctaggtttggttaggttaggttaggttacgttaggttaggttaggttaggttaggtaatgttaggttaggttgggttaggttaggttaggttacgttaggttaaggtatgaaccgtcgtaaaaccgcaataaacaatgtcacttagtgagatgcagtgtttttcacctttacaagttaggaactgcgatatctaatgtgaaagcgcttgaaaccgtcgtaatgttgtagaaagcaatgttaagtagcgagtaaaacgttttctaacgatagaagtgcgaaggttatgttaggttgagttatgttagtttaagctaggtagcgtcgtgaaaccaccaaaaacgacgtcatctaacgagatagtgtagttttattgcgagtacaaaactgcgataggtaaaatgttgtgaaagcacacaaaacggcatgaacaagccaaatactgcgtgttgtaccgttacaagtgcgaaactgctatgttgtgacattctcggtaaagcgcatgcaagtatcgtgaaaccttaaagaacgatgtcatttagcgagatacagcgttctgtactgtaataagttgatgagaaactgtgaggtcaagcaaatatcgtaattgtgaacgaaacagtgtaattgagcgtctttagatacaagtgcgaatgttaggttaggttgacatatcaaccgtcgtaaaaccgcattaaacaatgtcacttagtgagatgtagtgtttttcaacattacaagtcgggaactacgatatctaatgtgaaagcgcatgaaaccgtcgtaatcttgtagaaaacattgtaaagtggcgagtaaaacgttttctaacgatagaagtgcgaaggttaggttaggttaggttaggttagtttaagctaggtagcgtcgtgaaactaccaaaaacgacgtcatctaacgagatagtgttgttttatagcgagtattaaactgcgataggtgaaatgttgtgaaagcacacaaaacggcatgaacaacccaagtactgcgtgttgtaccgttacaagtgcgaaactgctatattgtgatattctcgttaaagcgcatgcaagcatcgtgaaaccttaaagaacaatgtcatttagcgagatacagcgttctgtactgcaataagttggtgaaaaactgtgaggttatgcaaatatcgtaattgtgaacaaaacagtgtaatagagcgtttttagatacaagtgcgaatgttaggttaggttaagatatgaaccgtcgtaaaaccgcattaaacaatgtcaattactgagatgcagtgtttttcaccattaaaagtggggaactgcgatatttaatgtgaaagcgcttgcaaccgtcgttaggttaggttaggttaggttaggttaggttagattaggtttggttaggttaggttaggttaggttaggttaggttagattaggttaggttgggttaggttaggttgggttaggttgggttaggttaggttaggttaggttaggttacgttaggttaggttaggttacgttaggttaggttaggttaggttacgttaggttaggttaggttaggtaaggataatttggttaggttaggtaaggttaggttaggttaggtaaggttgggttgggtgttgttgggttgggttgggttgggttaggttaggttaggttacgttatttatttattttatttatttataaatactacaATCCCTAGTCGGGACTTTGGTAGGGTGGGAAGATGAACAATGCATGATCTGGTACTACGAAATGTGTGGAACAAGTGGTAGGCGTAACCAGGTCACATAATTCGTATGACATAAAACAGAAAGTGACCTATCAAAAAAATGAAACGCGGTTACACATCTGAACAATACACGTACGCATGCATACCAATACATATATAGCAATCCTCAATACAATTACGTGCACACAAGAACAAAATACCGAGTGTAGGTAAATAATATAGCAATAACGAAATGAAACACAAATACATGCATAGACCTTCAAGAATAAATGTGCACTCTTACTAAGTACGCATGTGTGCATATATACGAAATATAAATGAGATCCAGGTTCATGAACACAGACTAGAAGTAAAACTTGCCAATGAAGACTGTAACACTTGCTCATTTGTTAATAAATTCCAATCATTCACCGTtctggggaaaaaagaatatttaaatgcATTATTTCGCGTTTGATGTGGTGTTAGTGTTCTATCATGCCGTAGTCTTGTGCTGTATCTAGAGGTGAGTGGCATAACAGAATATGTATCGACCTTAACATGCCCCATTAATATTTGGTAAAGAAACTTCAAACGTGAATGACGGTTTCTAGTGGATAGAGGTTGAAGCTTAGCTCTGGTTAACAGATCTGTTACTGATGTACGGTCATAGCGATTATATATAAATCGCACTGCTCTTTTCTGAATGGATTCCAGTTTATCAATATTTGTTTTGGTATATGGGTCCCAGATAATTGCAGCGTAGTCTAACCCGGGCAGAATAACGGATTTATACGCAAGGAGACGTACAGTGGGGGTGGATAGTTTCAGTGCTCTGCGGAGAAAAAATAGTTTACGTTGTGTGTGAGCTATGACTTGGTCGATGTGTTTATTCCACCGAAGGTCACTTGTTATTAAAAGGCCTAAGTATTTGTACTCGGTTACCTCACTGAGGTAATTGTTTTTGTAGCCGTAATAGTAAGTTAAGGGCGTTTTTTTGCGAGTAATTTTCATTGCTACTGTTTTTTCAAGATTAAGACACATCTGCCAACTTTCACACCATGACATAACCTTCTCAAAAGCTTGATTTAGGAGTAGCTGATCATTCGAGTTTTTAACTTCGCAGTACAGGATGCAGTCATCGGCGTAAAGTTTAATTTTTACAGGGATGCCGTCAACTATATCATTTatgaaaatgaggaaaaaaagtgGTCCGAGTACCGAAccctgcgggacaccagatgATACAGAAACTCTACCCGAGCAATGTTGATTAAAAGAAACCATTTGTAGACGACCAGTTATGTATGATGAAATCCAGGATATTAGCTTAGGGTTTTGAAGTACCAAATTTAATTTATAAAGCAGTTTATTATGAGAAACCGTATCGAAAGCTTTGCGAAAGTCTAGAAAAATAGCGTCAGTTTGATTACCATTATTAATAGATGTCGCAAAATCGTGTATAGTTTCTACTAATTGAGTTTGTGTAGAGAagcctttgcgaaaaccatgttgtccCTTGGTGAAGAAGTTTTGTTCTTCGAGAAATACTGAGATGTGTTTATGTATTGCATGTTCCATTAGTTTGCAAGCTGTCGAAATAAGCGATATGGGGCGGTAATTTTTAACCGTAGAATTGCTCCCGTTTTTGTGTAGCGGTGTAATCTTAGCTATTTTCCAATCTAGAGGAACCTCGCCCTCCTGCAATGATTTCGAAAACAATACATGAAGGTACTTTGCCATCCACTCCGCATACCGTTTTAAAAATTCGTTAGGGATGTCATCGGGACCACATGATTTTTTTATATCTATATTTAACAGCAAGTTCAGTATTCCCGTTTCGCTAATGACAATGTCTGGTACTGGCGGAAGAGAAAGACTGAAATCTGGCAATAAATTGTTATCTTTGGTGAAAACAGATTGAAATTGAGCATTGAATGCGTTCGCGATCTTTGAGCTGTCGTGAGTAATGGAACCATCAACTTCAAAAGCCGTGGAAGAACGAGACGAAGGGGAAATCAATCTCCAGAATTTTTCTGGGGATGTCGAGATAAAGCGTGGTAGTAATACACTATGGTAGTTTTGTTTATCCTTCGAAACTTCATTTTGAAGTTTAACGGTTAAAAGAGATATTTCTTGCTTTTGAGCATTTGTTGAAGAGCCCTTCTTTTTTAATCTTTTAAGTTTTCTTTTGAGCTGTAGTGTAGGCCGAGTTATCCAGGGGTTTCTCTTTTTTGGTTTCTTGACAATACGTGGCACAAAACGATCCATGCATTCCATAATAATACTTTTTAAGCGGTCCCAAAGATAGTTTACGCTAGCATCACTGCTTGCAAACGTGTCGAAATGAAAAGACAACGTATCTATTATAGAAACATCATCTGCCCTGGAAAAGTTTGGAAAGTTACGAATTGATCTATGTTCGTTCATTGATACACCGGAGAGTGTTAGTAATACCATTTCGTGATCAGAAATGCCAGGATGAATTTCACATGTAACACAAGGTGCAGGAAAGCCACGAATGAAAAACAAGTCAAGTATAGATCTAGTTTGGCCTTGTATCCTAGTGAAGTCATCAACAATTTGTAATAAATCGAATGCAAATACGAAGTCTATAATTGCTTCCCCTACTTTGTCGTTTTGCTTCCTGGTAGTCAGCAAGCTCCAATCAATGTTTGGTGCGTTAAAGTCACCAGCCAAAATGACTCTATCTTCTTGCCTTACGTGAATGGTCATGTAATTTTGTAATTCAATGAGATCGATGGGTTCCAAGGAGGGTGGCCTGTAAACAACGCCAATAACGTATTTAACATTTCCGTGATAAGTTTTGCAGAAGAGAGCTTCAACGTTAGGTACATCAGGCATTCTAATAATGTTCAAGGAATTTTTGAAGAGAATGCAAACTCCTCCTCCTCTTGCCCCGCGATCTTTCCTGAACACATTGAAATCAGCTGGTACAAATTCGCTATCGAAGATCGAATCATTTAGCCAAGTTTCGGTTAATAGAAGGATACTAGGATCATGGGCAAGTATGATACCTTCCAGCTCAGTACTTTTGTTTAATATACTTCGGCAGTTCATGTTTAAAATTCGCATATGTGGGCAGGGGCGCATTACTGGTCATTTACGAGGTGCTTTATTTAGTTGACAGCGTTCATTTCTCTCGTCATTCCACGTGTAAAAAGTACCATCGACACAAAGTTTGTCATGAACGAGTTTGACTTTACCACCCCTTGCTCTATCTTCTGTTGCACTGTTCCAAAGATTTTTTCGTATCTCTCGCACTCGCTTGGAGAAATcctgagaaagagagagggatgtGCCTTTTAATTTATAGGATTTTCTGAGAATGCTTTCCTTTTCACGATAATTCAAGAATTTAAGGATTACGGGGCGAGTTTTTGCACCCTTGAAGCCAAGCCTATGAATTCTTTCTATAGCGGGAGTCGGTACTTGCAGTTTTTCCAAGAAAATACCTTCTACAACTTTCTTTTCTAGCTCCTCACTAGATTCTACCGACGTCTCATCCAAGCCATATATTATTAAGTTATTTCTGCGACTTCTGTTCTCTAGGTCATCTACTTTTTCAATGAGTGAGGCTAATGCAGCACTCTGATGTGAAATAACCTTCTCCATGTCGTTTACTTGAGTTGTTAATTTATTGAGGCTGGAAAGCTGCTGTTCTATCCCGTTAATCTTTTCAGCTAAGGTAGTGATCTTACTCTCAAATTTCTTTTGGTTGGCTTGGATATTTTCTACGGTAGCACTAATTTTATTTTGGCCGGCTAATAGCTGCGCCAGCAGATCTTTATCAGACGGACCGGGATTCGACTCGATGTCACCACATACCAACAAGTTTACGATAACAGAAGAAAAGCGCATAAAAATATGTTTAGCAAAACGTGGGCAGGGCAGCAGCAATAAGAACCGGTCATCACTACGGTACGAGTAAGCTAATGAGCAATCACCAACCTGTATTAAAAAGCAGAAAGGGTTGCTGAGCATTCCGTCCGGtttgctgctgcctggcccactggtgAATAACGGCGGTGTGAGGCTTTTTATAAGAGCTTGAGCGTCCACGTGACATGACGTCGTTGAACTTCGGTGCCAGGCAGGcggcgtgacaaaggggagtgacgccacatcgtcgatgcagcCATCCGCACGTGTCGCGCGATCTGGTACCTGGGCGCATGTCCATTCTTTGCTTGTCACAGTAGCTGAAGCATGGTCGATAGGTGAGTGCTGTCCTCCGAGAAAGACAGCTGCAACCTGTATTAAAAAGCAGAAAGGGTTGCTGAGCATTCCGTCCGGtttgctgctgcctggcccactggtgAATAACGGCGGTGTGAGGCTTTTTATAAGAGCTTGAGCGTCCACGTGACATGACGTCGTTGAACTTCGGTGCCAGGCAGGcggcgtgacaaaggggagtgacgccacatcgtcgatgcagcCATCCGCACGTGTCGCGCGATCTGGTACCTGGGCGCATGTCCATTCTTTGCTTGTCACAGTAGCTGAAGCATGGTCGATAGGTGAGTGCTGTCCTCCGAGAAAGACAGCTGCAACCTGTATTAAAAAGCAGAAAGGGTTGCTGAGCATTCCGTCCGGtttgctgctgcctggcccactggtgAATAACGGCGGTGTGAGGCTTTTTATAAGAGCTTGAGCGTCCACGTGACATGACGTCGTTGAACTTCGGTGCCAGGCAGGcggcgtgacaaaggggagtgacgccacatcgtcgatgcagcCATCCGCACGTGTCGCGCGATCTGGTACCTGGGCGCATGTCCATTCTTTGCTTGTCACAGTAGCTGAAGCATGGTCGATAGGTGAGTGCTGTCCTCCGAGAAAGACAGCTGCAACCTGTATTAAAAAGCAGAAAGGGTTGCTGAGCATTCCGTCCGGtttgctgctgcctggcccactggtgAATAACGGCGGTGTGAGGCTTTTTATAAGAGCTTGAGCGTCCACGTGACATGACGTCGTTGAACTTCGGTGCCAGGCAGGcggcgtgacaaaggggagtgacgccacatcgtcgatgcagcCATCCGCACGTGTCGCGCGATCTGGTACCTGGGCGCATGTCCATTCTTTGCTTGTCACAGTAGCTGAAGCATGGTCGATAGGTGAGTGCTGTCCTCCGAGAAAGACAGCTGCAACCTGTATTAAAAAGCAGAAAGGGTTGCTGAGCATTCCGTCCGGtttgctgctgcctggcccactaggttaggttaggttaggttacgttaggttatgttaggttaggttaggttacgttaggttaggttaggtcaggtaaggttaggttacgttagaataggttaggttaggttacgttaggttaggttaagttaggttaggttaggtttggttaggttaggttaggttagcttaggttaggttaggttgggttgggttgggttaggttgggttaggttaggttaggttaggttaggttgggttaggttaggttagtttaggttaggttaggttaggttaggttgggttgggttgggttaggttaggttaggttaggtaaggttaggttaggttaggttaggttaggttaaggtatgaaccgtcgtaaaactgcattaaacaatgtcacttagtgagatgcagtgtttttcacctttacaagttgggaactgtgatatctaatgtgaaagcgcttgaaaccgtcgtaatgttgtagaaagcaatgtaaagtagctagtaagacgttttctaacgatagaagtgcgaaggtcatgttaggttgagttatgttagtttaagctaggtagcgtcgtgaaactaccaaaaacaacgtcatctaacgatatagtgttgttttagagcgagtattaaactgcgataggtgaaatgttgtgaaagcacacaaaacggcatgaacaagccaaatactgcgtgttctaccgttacaagtgcgaaactgctatattgtgatattctcgttaaagcgtatgcaagcatcgtgaaaccttaaagaacaatgtcatttagcgagatacagcgttctgtactgcaataagttggtgaaaaactgtgaggttatgcaaatatcgtaattgtgaacaaaacagtgtaatagagcgtttttagatacaagt containing:
- the LOC142790225 gene encoding uncharacterized protein LOC142790225 translates to MLSNPFCFLIQVAAVFLGGQHSPIDHASATVTSKEWTCAQVPDRATRADGCIDDVASLPFVTPPAWHRSSTTSCHVDAQALIKSLTPPLFTSGPGSSKPDGMLSNPFCFLIQVAAVFLGGQHSPIDHASATVTSKEWTCAQVPDRATRADGCIDDVASLPFVTPPAWHRSSTTSCHVDAQALIKSLTPPLFTSGPGSSKPDGMLSNPFCFLIQVAAVFLGGQHSPIDHASATVTSKEWTCAQVPDRATRADGCIDDVASLPFVTPPAWHRSSTTSCHVDAQALIKSLTPPLFTSGPGSSKPDGMLSNPFCFLIQVAAVFLGGQHSPIDHASATVTSKEWTCAQVPDRATRADGCIDDVASLPFVTPPAWHRSSTTSCHVDAQALIKSLTPPLFTSGPGSSKPDGMLSNPFCFLIQVGDCSLAYSYRSDDRFLLLLPCPRFAKHIFMRFSSVIVNLLVCGDIESNPGPSDKDLLAQLLAGQNKISATVENIQANQKKFESKITTLAEKINGIEQQLSSLNKLTTQVNDMEKVISHQSAALASLIEKVDDLENRSRRNNLIIYGLDETSVESSEELEKKVVEGIFLEKLQVPTPAIERIHRLGFKGAKTRPVILKFLNYREKESILRKSYKLKGTSLSLSQDFSKRVREIRKNLWNSATEDRARGGKVKLVHDKLCVDGTFYTWNDERNERCQLNKAPRK